The window ATATACCTCCTGGGAATGGAGTTATAACACCTCCGACTTTTCTTATGGCCTTGATCGACTCTTCAGCCGCCTTCAAACCGCTTTTCCAGTCCTCGGCGAGTATCAGGAACATCCCATCCGCCACGCCTCTCATAATTCCGAAGCTTTCCTCGATTATGAACTCCCCCTCCATCACAGGTATCCTCCAGACATCTCTATCTGATAGTTTATCCCTGACTTGGAAGCCGTCTCCGAAAGTGGCTAGGCTTTTACCCACTTTAGCCCTTCTCTTAGCCTTTACTAAGCTGTCGAACACCGCGGTCGTAGGGCATGTCAATACACACTGGCCGATCCTAGCTAGAAACTGAGCCTTCAGCAAAAACCTATCTGTATGATATATCTAGACGAGTACCCCTGGTCTACCGTCTGGTGTCTTACTCGCAGGGACGAGAGCCTCTATACTGCATTCGGTGAGGCTCATGAGATGATAAAGACTGCAGCTAAACTGGCCGACGAGGCTAGGGAGCTTGAAAA of the Candidatus Bathyarchaeota archaeon genome contains:
- a CDS encoding formylmethanofuran--tetrahydromethanopterin N-formyltransferase (catalyzes the transfer of a formyl group from formylmethanofuran to tetrahydromethanopterin tetrahydromethanopterin): MLKAQFLARIGQCVLTCPTTAVFDSLVKAKRRAKVGKSLATFGDGFQVRDKLSDRDVWRIPVMEGEFIIEESFGIMRGVADGMFLILAEDWKSGLKAAEESIKAIRKVGGVITPFPGGICRSGSKVGSMKYKLRASTNHLFCPTLKDVVKESLIPEGVKSVYEIVINGVNLVKVKEALGAGIKAAAKVPGVIQITSANYGGKLGPYKLYLKEALE